Proteins from a genomic interval of Quercus lobata isolate SW786 chromosome 11, ValleyOak3.0 Primary Assembly, whole genome shotgun sequence:
- the LOC115967210 gene encoding uncharacterized protein LOC115967210: MLATLNRFISKFANRCRPFYQLLKKWKGFQWDEECDKTFRDLKEYLAKAPMLTAPESGEDLFMYLSVSDHTVSAVLLRDQGVQQPVYYISKTLVDVETRYLPLEKLVSALVHATRKLPHYFQAHTVFVLIEYPLQSLLKRSDFTGRIAKWGTRLGSFDIRYRSRSSVKGQILADFIAEFTPKNDGKIICNAESRPWKVFVDGTSNAMGAETGIVIITPEGIRLEHSFRLGFKASNNEAEYEAFLAGLRAVLHLGAKDVKIYSDSRLVVYQIIGSFEARDSRMKPYLSTTKQIISQFGTVKVAQVGRAQNRHADSLATLASSATEDTPRLVKIELIREPSIDVKNDYDPTKVEVAMVSMANPCWMNPIIDFLAEDKVPNDEKEAKKIRRVAPRYWLSANHKLYQRSFTGPYLLCLHPEKVNELLTELHDGV; encoded by the coding sequence ATGTTAGCCACCCTAAACCGATTCATCTCCAAATTTGCTAATCGCTGCAGACcgttttatcaacttctgaagaagtggaaggggtttcagTGGGACGAGGAATGTGACAAGACTTTTCGAGATCTGAAGGAATACTTGGCAAAAGCGCCCATGTTAACGGCCCCGGAGTCCGGGGAagatttgtttatgtacctctCGGTGTCCGATCACACCGTGAGTGCTGTGTTACTAAGAGACCAAGGAGTGCAGCAGCCAGTGTATTACATAAGCAAAACCTTAGTAGATGTCGAGACGAGATACTTACCCCTGGAGAAGTTAGTGTCGGCactggtgcacgccacgaggaAGTTGCCGCATTACTTTCAGGCTCATACGGTGTTCGTCCTCATCGAGTATCCCCTGCAGTCATTGTTAAAAAGATCGGACTTCACGGGCCGAATAGCCAAGTGGGGAACTCGGTTGGGTTCGTTCGACATAAGGTACCGGTCGcgaagctcggtgaagggacagATTCTTGCTGATTTCATTGCAGAATTTACCCCTAAGAACGACGGGAAGATAATCTGTAATGCAGAAAGTCGTCCGTGGAAGGTGTTTGTAGATGGCACTtcgaatgctatgggggccgaaactggtattgtcataatcaccccgGAGGGCATACGACTAGAACACTCCTTCAGATTAGGATTCAAAGCCTCaaacaacgaagccgaatacgaGGCCTTTCTAGCCGGATTAAGGGCCGTATTGCATCTAGGCGCGAAAGATGTGAAGATTTATTCGGACTCTCGGCTGGTCGTTTATCAAATCATAGGAAGCTTTGAAGCTCGGGACTCTCGGATGAAACCCTATCTGAGTACAACTAAGCAAATCATTAGCCAGTTCGGGACAGTGAAGGTGGCCCAGGTAGGTCGGGCACAAAACAGGCATGCCGACTCACTGGCCACATTGGCCTCATCCGCTACCGAGGATACTCCTCGACTCGTCAAAATAGAGcttataagggagccaagtATTGATGTGAAAAATGATTATGACCCGACCAAGGTTGAGGTGGCCATGGTGTCAATGGCTAATCCGTGTTGGATGAACCCCATCATAGATTTCTTAGCCGAGGATAAAGTTCCGAACGATGAAAAGGAGGCTAAAAAGATTCGTCGGGTGGCTCCTCGGTACTGGCTGTCGGCAAATCACAAATTGTACCAGAGGTCTTTCACAGGCCCTTACCTTTTATGCCTACATCCCGAGAAAGTAAACGAACTTCTGACCGAGTTGCATGACGGAGTGTGA